The segment CGCTGAGAAGCCCGGCAGAACTCCGTATGACCGATGTAAGGAACGAAAGCCCTGGTCAGAGCGTTTCCTTACGTCTGTCCTACGAGCAGCCGCACGACCTGCGGAGCACCAGCCGGGACGGGAACTGCCGCAGCCGCTCGCGCCGCGCGCCCGCCACCCGCAGGCCGTCGTCCAGGACGAGGTCCACGGCAGCCCTGGCCATGGCCTGGCGGTCGGAGGCGACCGTGGTCAGCGGCGGGTCGGTGAGGCCGGCTTCCTTGACGTCGTCGAAGCCGGCGACGGCCAGCTCACCGGGTACGTCGATCCGCAGCTCACGCGCCGCCCGCAGTATGCCGATCGCCTGGTCGTCGGTCGAGCAGAACAGCGCCCGCGGGCGGTCCGGCCTGGACAGCAGTTCAAGGCCGACCTTGTAGGCGTCGTAGCGGTTGTACGGAGCCTGGAACACCTTGCCCTCGGTGGGCAGGCCGGCTTCCTGCATCGCGCGGCGCCAGCCCTCGATGTGGTCGGTGACCGGGTCGCCGATGGTCGGGGTGAAGTCCATGCCGCCGACGCAGGCGACATCGGTGTACCCGTGCTCCAGGAGGTGGCGGACGGCGAGCTGGGCACCGCCTATGTCGTCGGTGACGACGGCGAACTCGTTCTCCGCCTCCGTGCGCTCGTGGAGCAGCACGATCCGGGCGTCCCAGGCCTCGATCTCGGCGGCGGCGGTCTCGCCGAGACCCTGGCTGACCAGGATCAGCCCGGAGACGCGCATGCCGAGAAAAGCGCGCAGATAGTGGATCTCGCGCTCTTGGAGATAGTCCGAGTTCCCGACCAGGACCATCTTCCCGCGCTCGGCAGCCGCCTGCTCCACGGCGTGTGACATCTCGCCGAAGAAGGGCTGCCGAGCGTCCGGGACGATCAGGCCTATCAGGTCGGTACGGCGGCTCGCCATCGCCTGGGCCACACGGTCCGGGCGGTATCCGAGCTGCTTGATGGCCGCGAGCACCCGCTCGCGGGTGGCCGGGGCGACCGGCCGGGGTCCATTGTTGATGACATAGCTGACGACCGCGGTCGAGGTCCCCGCAAGCCTTGCCACATCGTCACGCGTCACCTTTGCCACAGACCGAGTCTACGCGGGTCTACCGGCCGGATAACACTGTGTGAGCGATAGCGTGACCAGGGCGTGATCAGCGGCGATGGGTTACCGATCAGTCAGTCTGTGAGTTCGCTGTGACCGATGCGGCGGTTTCGGCGGCGCTCGCCGCTGCCGCGGCTTCCGCCTCCGCCCGCTGCTGGGCCTTGAGGGCTTCCTCGGCCGCCCGCTCGACCTTCTCCGGCGTCACGAAGCGGTAGCCCACATTGCGTACGGTCCCGATCAGGGACTCGTGCTCCGGGCCCAGCTTCGCGCGCAGCCGCCGTACGTGGACGTCCACGGTGCGGGTGCCGCCGAAGTAGTCGTAGCCCCAGACCTCCTGCAGCAGCTGGGCCCGGGTGAAGACCCGGCCGGGGTGCTGCGCGAGGTACTTGAGCAGCTCGAACTCCTTGAAGGTCAGGTCCAGGACCCGGCCCTTGAGCTTCGCGCTGTACGTCGCCTCGTCGACGGAGAGGTCGCCGTTGCGGATCTCCATCGGGCTGTCGTCGACGGTGATCTGCTGGCGGCCCATGGCCAGTCGCAGCCGCGCCTCGACCTCGGCCGGGCCCGCTGTGTCCAGCAGGACGTCGTCGATGCCCCAGTCCGCGGTGACGGCGGCGAGGCCGCCCTCGGTCACGACCAGGACGAGCGGGCAGCCGGGGCCCGTCGAGCGCAGGAGCTGGCACAGGCTGCGGACCTGTGGCAGGTCACGGCG is part of the Streptomyces sp. NBC_01262 genome and harbors:
- a CDS encoding LacI family DNA-binding transcriptional regulator yields the protein MAKVTRDDVARLAGTSTAVVSYVINNGPRPVAPATRERVLAAIKQLGYRPDRVAQAMASRRTDLIGLIVPDARQPFFGEMSHAVEQAAAERGKMVLVGNSDYLQEREIHYLRAFLGMRVSGLILVSQGLGETAAAEIEAWDARIVLLHERTEAENEFAVVTDDIGGAQLAVRHLLEHGYTDVACVGGMDFTPTIGDPVTDHIEGWRRAMQEAGLPTEGKVFQAPYNRYDAYKVGLELLSRPDRPRALFCSTDDQAIGILRAARELRIDVPGELAVAGFDDVKEAGLTDPPLTTVASDRQAMARAAVDLVLDDGLRVAGARRERLRQFPSRLVLRRSCGCS
- a CDS encoding response regulator transcription factor, giving the protein MSSLLLLTNALQPSTEVLPALGLLLHSVRVAPAEGPALVDTPGADVILIDGRRDLPQVRSLCQLLRSTGPGCPLVLVVTEGGLAAVTADWGIDDVLLDTAGPAEVEARLRLAMGRQQITVDDSPMEIRNGDLSVDEATYSAKLKGRVLDLTFKEFELLKYLAQHPGRVFTRAQLLQEVWGYDYFGGTRTVDVHVRRLRAKLGPEHESLIGTVRNVGYRFVTPEKVERAAEEALKAQQRAEAEAAAAASAAETAASVTANSQTD